From Alkaliphilus flagellatus, the proteins below share one genomic window:
- a CDS encoding response regulator transcription factor, with protein sequence MFKVMVVDDMEVMRRQIKRLPLWGEGTGFSIVDEAEDGQEALYKLQRQPVDLLITDIKMPRINGIELLKEAHENQLATCVVFLSEHSEFNFAKEAIQYGIFDYLVKPVKAEELKTLLQKVKNYIEEREQAQIQLKKLEDKLMEKIEVYYPTSYLNSIVQYVCEGNKEAIKTIGAMVDDTAAALGHDIVKTAIVLEKAYNEILIGVKDKHGWIEEFVDINFFADTNLTHYSDIDSIKKKLIEMLEAIISIITKFILYSGKSPLIKEICIYVMGNVENNISITTISEALFLTKNHIGDIFKQETGMTVGEYITMVKIERAKQLVAEGTFKSYEIAEKLGYSNVEYFAKLFKKNTGLTPMEFKHELKKTDIS encoded by the coding sequence ATGTTTAAGGTTATGGTTGTAGATGACATGGAAGTTATGCGAAGACAAATAAAAAGACTGCCATTATGGGGAGAGGGCACAGGGTTTAGTATTGTCGATGAAGCGGAAGATGGCCAGGAAGCCCTTTACAAACTTCAAAGACAACCTGTAGATTTGCTTATCACTGACATAAAGATGCCAAGGATAAATGGAATCGAACTGTTAAAGGAGGCCCATGAAAATCAATTAGCTACTTGTGTTGTTTTCTTAAGTGAACACAGCGAGTTTAACTTTGCAAAGGAAGCTATTCAATATGGTATATTTGACTATCTTGTAAAGCCTGTTAAGGCCGAGGAACTAAAAACCTTGTTGCAAAAGGTAAAGAATTACATTGAAGAAAGAGAACAAGCACAGATTCAGCTAAAAAAGCTAGAGGATAAACTAATGGAGAAGATAGAGGTATATTACCCTACTAGTTATTTAAATTCCATTGTTCAATATGTTTGTGAGGGGAATAAAGAAGCTATAAAAACTATAGGGGCTATGGTGGATGATACTGCTGCCGCACTGGGACATGATATAGTGAAGACAGCTATAGTGCTAGAAAAAGCTTATAATGAAATTTTGATTGGTGTTAAAGACAAACATGGATGGATAGAGGAATTTGTAGATATAAATTTTTTTGCAGATACAAACTTAACACATTACAGTGATATTGATTCTATTAAGAAAAAGCTGATAGAAATGTTAGAAGCTATAATATCGATTATTACCAAATTCATATTATATAGTGGCAAAAGCCCTTTAATAAAGGAAATATGTATTTATGTCATGGGAAATGTGGAAAATAATATTAGTATAACCACAATCTCCGAGGCTTTATTTCTTACAAAAAACCATATTGGTGATATTTTTAAGCAGGAAACGGGTATGACAGTGGGAGAATATATTACTATGGTAAAAATAGAAAGGGCCAAACAGCTGGTTGCTGAAGGAACTTTTAAAAGTTATGAGATTGCTGAAAAACTAGGTTACAGTAATGTAGAATATTTTGCAAAGTTGTTTAAAAAGAATACGGGATTAACTCCTATGGAATTTAAACATGAATTAAAAAAAACAGATATAAGCTAA
- a CDS encoding ECF transporter S component translates to MQKTTNTMSRSRSKLTTNSLVKISVLSVLSYILMMIEFPLPLFPSFLQFDFSDIPALLGAFTLGPVAGVLVQLVKALLHFLTKSQTGGVGELANFLVGISYIVPAALIYHRKKDRNHALIGLIAGTIMMTVVGVIVNLYITLPFYSAFMPMDTIVNLGTVVNSKIVDVTTLVLYGISPFNILKGAIIAFVTLLIYKKVSPILKNN, encoded by the coding sequence ATGCAAAAAACAACAAACACAATGAGTAGAAGTAGATCAAAGCTTACAACAAACAGTTTAGTAAAAATATCAGTATTATCGGTATTATCATATATTTTAATGATGATTGAATTTCCATTACCACTGTTCCCATCATTTTTACAGTTTGACTTCAGTGACATACCTGCACTTTTAGGTGCCTTTACCTTAGGACCTGTAGCTGGTGTACTTGTTCAGCTTGTAAAAGCATTATTACATTTTTTAACAAAGAGTCAAACTGGTGGAGTGGGTGAATTAGCTAACTTTTTAGTAGGTATTTCTTATATAGTACCAGCAGCACTTATATATCACAGAAAAAAAGATAGAAATCATGCTCTAATCGGCTTGATTGCTGGTACAATAATGATGACCGTAGTAGGTGTAATAGTAAATCTATATATTACACTTCCATTCTACTCTGCATTTATGCCAATGGATACAATTGTAAATCTTGGAACAGTTGTTAATAGCAAGATTGTAGATGTAACCACATTAGTTTTATATGGTATATCACCTTTTAATATACTTAAGGGAGCAATTATCGCTTTTGTAACATTACTAATTTACAAAAAGGTATCTCCTATATTAAAAAATAATTAA
- a CDS encoding sensor histidine kinase: MIQDHSNLGLRKIQIYKILVSVILGLIGFIGTFYSSRFDFNGFSINFTWSLILPMLVTLAWGMGYGMVSITLGLIVLYPFFLGSYNGWASIVPTISLCLWIIIHGYGGQKRLEEHKFYHNIYFLQFIYIIIRMAIYTVLFPILVRFNPPFWNPEAYTKVNIDIILLFAIKGIIVESILLALCDALLLLPFVRKVFRLECSNGARHNTRIMSALVAFGLTFTLIVSSVHSFIIDKNHLFQWIIEPDEKTRITFLLATILFSIMGGITVRYVQRVLETQEALKIREGQYKRAIEEIQILNNELEQRVTDRTAELQRAVLELEEFSYTISHDLKSPLRAIDGYSKFIIEDYGNELENEVGEMIGNIQEICRDMIELINKLLEYSITSKANLCKEPIQVKQIITTVFREFKVGNPERKMELVFEDDLPTLNIDKVLFKQAISNIISNAIKFSRDREITKIVVGCSASEKEYIFYIKDNGVGFDMKFSNKLFGIFQRLHRRQDFEGAGIGLATIKKILQKHGGSVWIEGVLNEGATVYFTLPSEIDAENEG; this comes from the coding sequence ATGATTCAAGACCATAGTAATCTTGGTTTAAGAAAGATACAAATATATAAAATCCTTGTTTCTGTGATTTTAGGTCTCATTGGTTTTATTGGAACATTCTATTCCAGCAGATTTGATTTCAATGGATTTTCCATAAATTTTACATGGAGCCTTATTTTACCTATGCTAGTTACCCTTGCATGGGGCATGGGATATGGAATGGTCAGTATTACTTTAGGGCTGATTGTGCTATATCCTTTTTTTCTAGGAAGTTATAACGGATGGGCATCAATAGTTCCAACCATTTCATTATGTTTATGGATAATAATACACGGTTATGGTGGACAAAAAAGATTAGAAGAACATAAATTTTATCATAATATTTATTTTCTACAATTTATTTATATAATTATTAGAATGGCTATTTATACAGTTCTTTTTCCTATTTTAGTTAGGTTTAATCCACCTTTTTGGAATCCGGAAGCATATACAAAAGTGAACATTGACATAATATTACTGTTTGCTATTAAAGGAATTATTGTAGAGTCAATATTGTTAGCCTTATGTGATGCTTTATTACTATTACCATTTGTGAGAAAGGTATTTAGATTAGAGTGTTCAAATGGAGCAAGACATAACACTAGAATTATGTCGGCACTGGTAGCCTTTGGTCTGACCTTCACACTTATAGTTTCATCAGTTCATAGCTTTATAATTGATAAAAATCATCTATTTCAATGGATTATAGAACCCGATGAAAAGACTAGAATTACTTTTCTATTGGCAACTATATTATTTTCTATAATGGGTGGAATTACAGTTCGTTATGTTCAGAGGGTACTTGAGACCCAGGAAGCATTAAAAATTAGAGAGGGACAATATAAACGAGCAATTGAAGAAATTCAGATCCTCAATAATGAACTGGAACAGCGTGTCACCGATAGAACAGCAGAACTTCAAAGAGCAGTTTTAGAACTAGAGGAATTTTCATATACAATTTCCCATGATCTCAAATCTCCTCTTAGAGCCATTGATGGGTATAGTAAATTTATTATAGAGGATTATGGCAATGAGCTAGAGAATGAAGTAGGTGAAATGATAGGTAATATACAGGAAATTTGTAGGGATATGATTGAATTGATTAATAAGCTTTTAGAGTATTCCATTACTTCAAAGGCTAATCTTTGTAAAGAACCAATTCAAGTTAAACAAATTATTACAACGGTTTTTCGTGAATTTAAAGTAGGTAATCCAGAAAGAAAAATGGAACTAGTTTTTGAAGATGATCTCCCAACACTTAATATAGATAAAGTGCTTTTCAAGCAGGCTATTTCCAATATTATCTCCAATGCAATTAAGTTCTCTAGGGACAGAGAGATAACAAAAATTGTAGTAGGTTGTAGTGCATCAGAGAAGGAATATATTTTTTATATTAAGGATAATGGAGTTGGATTTGATATGAAGTTTTCAAATAAACTCTTTGGTATCTTTCAAAGACTGCATAGACGCCAAGATTTCGAAGGAGCTGGAATTGGACTGGCTACTATAAAAAAGATTCTTCAAAAACATGGTGGTAGTGTTTGGATAGAGGGTGTATTAAATGAAGGTGCCACAGTATATTTTACGCTACCTTCAGAAATAGATGCAGAAAATGAGGGGTAA
- a CDS encoding FMN-binding protein — protein sequence MAMNKAKMIKGLVIAGLVITVVGCSPKEANNTPEEKPAAESQKPGDEAKEAGIKVIDLDWSAQPKLGVTKGDYYRIEERFRQGHLGILEVVKSGDEIVHVEFNEMTRPNYYHRYFQDVPKRMSEYNFDMGEKKGAAWIQSVVQVEKQMLEEQRITGEFDVVSGASNSIKQAMIPMAEKLAPSLDKASNEKYYSIAEELDGGLTGSLKVVLRDKKIVSVEYDEIFADSPDEITDKNLKQYYRQSKYDSVEYEEPSRIGFNVQMDALNDKVVETQDLLDLTGLPSTEQTGDYAKSGFTVRNTAWDNYLRLAEKLLTEMKNDGNF from the coding sequence ATGGCAATGAATAAAGCAAAAATGATTAAGGGTTTGGTTATTGCAGGTTTAGTAATTACTGTTGTAGGATGTTCTCCAAAGGAGGCTAATAATACTCCAGAAGAAAAACCAGCTGCTGAATCACAAAAACCAGGGGATGAAGCAAAAGAAGCAGGAATTAAAGTGATAGACCTTGATTGGAGTGCACAGCCTAAGCTTGGTGTAACAAAAGGTGATTATTACAGAATTGAAGAGCGTTTTAGACAAGGGCATCTTGGTATTTTAGAGGTTGTAAAAAGTGGAGATGAAATAGTTCATGTTGAGTTTAATGAGATGACTCGTCCTAACTATTACCATCGTTACTTCCAAGACGTTCCAAAACGTATGTCAGAATATAATTTTGATATGGGAGAGAAAAAAGGTGCTGCCTGGATACAAAGTGTTGTTCAGGTAGAAAAACAAATGCTTGAAGAACAAAGAATTACAGGAGAATTTGACGTAGTTTCAGGAGCTTCCAATAGTATAAAGCAAGCTATGATTCCAATGGCAGAAAAATTGGCACCATCCTTAGATAAGGCATCGAATGAGAAGTACTATAGTATTGCCGAAGAGCTTGATGGAGGTCTAACAGGAAGTTTAAAGGTTGTACTACGTGATAAGAAAATTGTTTCCGTTGAGTATGATGAAATTTTTGCAGACTCCCCAGATGAAATTACAGATAAAAATTTAAAACAATATTATAGACAATCAAAATATGATAGTGTTGAATATGAAGAACCTTCTCGTATTGGATTCAACGTTCAAATGGATGCCTTAAATGATAAAGTTGTAGAAACACAAGACCTACTTGATTTAACTGGCTTACCTTCAACTGAACAAACAGGAGATTATGCTAAAAGTGGATTTACTGTACGTAATACAGCTTGGGACAATTATCTTCGTCTTGCTGAAAAACTGCTAACAGAGATGAAAAACGATGGTAATTTTTAA
- the tsaB gene encoding tRNA (adenosine(37)-N6)-threonylcarbamoyltransferase complex dimerization subunit type 1 TsaB, producing MKLLALDTSSMTATVALLDDDKLIGEYTLNHKKNHSQKLMPMIEELINSCDLTPKDIDVFAVSLGPGSFTGLRIGIATITTMAQALNKIVVGVPTLEALAFNLFNTQGLVCPIIDAQRDLVYTGLYQWIDGHMIEVIEQQVLHIDELIYRLKEEEEKIIFVGDALEKFHDILKHNLREQFNVPPRRFLIPSASSVGEAAKVKIQNGLVSDMTPIYMRKSAAEVQYEERMKGRE from the coding sequence ATGAAACTATTAGCCTTAGATACATCATCAATGACAGCTACAGTTGCACTATTAGACGATGATAAATTAATTGGGGAATATACCTTAAATCACAAGAAAAATCATTCTCAGAAGCTTATGCCTATGATAGAGGAGTTAATTAATAGCTGTGATCTCACTCCAAAGGACATTGATGTATTTGCAGTGTCATTAGGACCAGGCTCATTTACGGGACTTAGGATAGGTATTGCTACTATAACCACTATGGCTCAAGCACTGAATAAAATCGTGGTAGGAGTACCTACACTAGAGGCATTAGCTTTCAATTTGTTTAATACTCAGGGACTAGTTTGTCCTATTATAGATGCTCAAAGAGATCTAGTATATACAGGGCTTTATCAATGGATAGATGGTCATATGATAGAAGTAATAGAACAACAGGTGTTACATATAGATGAACTGATATACAGACTTAAGGAAGAAGAGGAGAAAATTATTTTTGTTGGGGATGCCTTAGAAAAATTTCATGATATTTTAAAACATAATTTGAGAGAACAGTTTAATGTTCCGCCGAGAAGATTTTTAATACCTTCTGCTTCCTCTGTTGGAGAAGCTGCCAAAGTTAAAATTCAAAATGGACTTGTTTCAGATATGACTCCTATATATATGAGGAAATCTGCGGCAGAGGTTCAATATGAAGAAAGAATGAAAGGCAGGGAATAA
- a CDS encoding amidohydrolase yields the protein MILVKNAKIYTMAGDVIEKGSILLEEGKIKEIGMDIVAPFDAEVIDAEGKLVFPGMIDAHCHLGMWEDAIGFEGSDGNEMTDPITPHLRAIDAINPMDRTFKEAYEGGITTVSTGPGSANVVGGQFASIKTYGKRIDEMVVQEPSAMKVAFGENPKRVYNDKKRMPMTRMATAALLRDTLMKAKEYYNKKQEAKDDKSKAPALDMKMEAMMDVLEGKIPLKAHAHRADDIFTSIRIAKEFGVKITLEHCTEGHLIADYIANEGLPAVVGPTFGDRSKFELINKTFDTPRMLWEAGVKIAIMTDHPVIPVQNLPLCAALSAKAGLPEEEALKAITIYPAEILGIEDKVGSIEVGKDADIVIWDGHPFDIQSSVVCTIIDGSVVYKKY from the coding sequence ATGATATTAGTAAAAAATGCGAAAATCTATACAATGGCTGGTGATGTCATTGAAAAAGGATCGATTTTATTAGAAGAAGGTAAGATTAAAGAAATAGGTATGGATATTGTAGCACCTTTTGATGCAGAAGTTATAGATGCTGAGGGTAAGCTTGTATTTCCAGGTATGATAGATGCCCATTGTCATTTAGGAATGTGGGAAGATGCTATAGGTTTTGAAGGATCTGATGGCAATGAAATGACAGATCCTATTACACCACATTTAAGAGCAATTGATGCTATCAATCCAATGGATAGAACTTTTAAAGAAGCTTACGAAGGTGGAATTACAACTGTATCAACAGGTCCTGGAAGCGCAAACGTTGTTGGGGGACAATTTGCTTCTATTAAGACCTATGGTAAAAGGATAGATGAAATGGTTGTTCAAGAGCCTTCAGCAATGAAGGTTGCCTTTGGGGAAAACCCTAAAAGGGTATATAACGATAAAAAACGTATGCCTATGACAAGGATGGCAACAGCGGCTTTGTTAAGGGACACATTAATGAAAGCCAAGGAATATTATAATAAGAAGCAGGAAGCAAAAGATGATAAATCAAAGGCTCCTGCATTAGATATGAAAATGGAAGCCATGATGGATGTATTGGAAGGAAAAATTCCGTTAAAAGCACATGCCCATAGAGCAGATGATATATTTACTTCTATTAGAATTGCTAAAGAATTCGGAGTAAAAATAACTTTAGAGCATTGTACAGAGGGACATTTAATTGCAGATTATATTGCTAATGAGGGATTGCCAGCAGTGGTGGGACCTACCTTTGGAGATCGTTCTAAATTTGAGCTTATAAATAAAACCTTTGATACTCCTAGAATGTTATGGGAGGCAGGAGTTAAGATTGCTATTATGACAGACCATCCAGTAATTCCGGTACAGAATTTGCCTTTATGTGCTGCATTATCTGCAAAGGCAGGATTACCAGAAGAAGAGGCATTGAAGGCTATTACTATTTATCCTGCTGAAATATTAGGAATAGAAGATAAGGTAGGAAGTATTGAAGTTGGTAAGGATGCAGATATAGTTATATGGGACGGTCATCCTTTTGATATACAATCTTCTGTAGTTTGTACAATTATTGATGGAAGTGTTGTATATAAAAAATATTAG
- a CDS encoding ABC-F family ATP-binding cassette domain-containing protein has product MIVLSCNNICKSFGIDVILNNISFSINKGEKVGLVGVNGAGKSTLFKILTNQLSYDTGELFISKSTTIGHLEQNTILNENSSIMEECLSIFQHLIDMEQNLRSLEIDIANLSNNEEQSHYLDEAMHKYSILLEEFNEKNGYGFRSEIKGVLKGLGFLDEEFEQPIYQLSGGQKTRVALAKLLLTHPDLLLLDEPTNHLDIEAVEWLEGFLRDYDGTILMISHDRYFLDQMVNRIFEIENHSLTSYNGNFSIFMEKKRILIEQQIKEYIEQQKELDRQKDIVRRLRQHGTEKLMNRAKSREKQLEKIEQMEAPIVYRNKAFIRFEAQVKSGNDVLSLQNVSKSFNNNMLFENVAFDIYKGEKVALIGPNGIGKSTLFKIILDEVKANSGNIRLGHNVFTGYYDQEQKNLNYNKTTLDEIWDDHINLNQTEVRTLLGSFLFKGDDVFKMVESLSGGEKGRLSLLKLILSRSNLLLLDEPTNHLDIDSKEVLEEALINYDGTVFVISHDRYFLNRVATKIIELSPNGNETYLGNYDYYIQKKKEKLSMNEPEAKEEKTKTQLKEEKRKEREERENLRAIAKTQKKLEAEISELEEKIKELEELMCQEEIYSNEEKSKEVHQETQQLKERLELLYSQWEDIIDM; this is encoded by the coding sequence ATGATTGTCTTATCTTGTAACAATATATGCAAATCCTTTGGTATAGACGTAATTCTAAATAATATTAGCTTTAGTATAAATAAAGGTGAGAAAGTCGGTCTTGTAGGAGTTAATGGCGCCGGTAAATCTACCCTTTTTAAGATTTTAACCAACCAGCTGTCTTATGATACAGGGGAATTATTTATTTCTAAATCTACTACAATTGGTCATCTAGAACAAAATACCATATTAAATGAAAATTCTAGCATTATGGAAGAATGTCTAAGTATATTTCAACATTTAATCGATATGGAGCAAAATCTGCGCAGTTTAGAAATAGACATCGCTAACTTGAGTAATAATGAAGAACAATCACATTACCTAGATGAAGCTATGCACAAATATTCCATTTTACTAGAAGAATTTAATGAAAAAAATGGATATGGCTTTCGTAGTGAAATAAAGGGTGTGTTAAAGGGATTAGGATTTTTAGATGAAGAATTTGAGCAGCCTATATATCAATTAAGTGGCGGCCAAAAAACACGTGTAGCCTTAGCAAAGCTTTTGCTAACTCATCCTGATCTTCTATTATTGGACGAGCCTACAAACCACTTAGATATTGAAGCCGTTGAGTGGCTTGAAGGTTTTTTAAGAGATTATGATGGAACTATATTAATGATATCTCATGATCGTTATTTTCTGGATCAAATGGTTAATAGAATTTTTGAAATTGAAAATCATAGCCTAACTAGCTACAATGGTAATTTTTCAATATTTATGGAAAAGAAAAGAATCTTAATAGAGCAACAAATAAAAGAGTATATAGAACAACAAAAAGAGCTGGATAGACAAAAAGATATAGTTAGAAGACTTAGGCAGCACGGAACAGAAAAGCTAATGAATAGGGCAAAAAGTCGCGAAAAACAATTAGAGAAGATAGAGCAAATGGAGGCTCCTATAGTATATAGAAATAAAGCGTTTATTCGTTTTGAAGCTCAAGTAAAAAGTGGTAACGATGTTTTATCTTTACAGAATGTTAGCAAAAGTTTTAATAACAATATGTTATTTGAAAATGTTGCCTTTGATATATATAAAGGAGAAAAGGTTGCCTTAATTGGTCCTAATGGAATAGGTAAATCTACATTATTTAAAATAATATTAGATGAGGTTAAGGCTAATAGTGGAAATATACGTTTAGGTCACAATGTTTTTACTGGTTATTATGATCAAGAACAAAAAAATCTCAACTACAATAAAACCACCTTAGATGAAATTTGGGACGACCATATTAATTTAAACCAAACAGAAGTACGAACACTTCTTGGATCCTTTCTTTTTAAAGGTGATGATGTTTTTAAAATGGTAGAATCCTTAAGTGGTGGTGAAAAGGGGAGACTTTCTCTGCTTAAGCTTATTTTATCTAGATCTAATTTATTACTATTAGATGAACCAACTAACCACTTAGATATTGACTCTAAAGAAGTTTTAGAGGAAGCATTGATAAATTACGATGGTACAGTATTTGTTATCTCCCATGATCGTTATTTTTTAAATAGGGTGGCTACTAAAATTATAGAACTTAGTCCAAATGGTAATGAAACCTATCTTGGTAATTATGACTACTATATTCAAAAGAAAAAAGAAAAGTTATCAATGAATGAACCTGAAGCAAAGGAAGAAAAAACAAAAACACAGTTAAAAGAAGAAAAGAGAAAAGAAAGAGAAGAAAGAGAAAACTTAAGAGCCATAGCTAAAACTCAAAAAAAACTTGAAGCAGAAATTTCAGAGTTAGAAGAAAAAATAAAGGAATTAGAAGAATTAATGTGCCAAGAAGAAATCTATTCTAATGAGGAAAAAAGCAAAGAAGTACATCAAGAAACTCAGCAATTAAAGGAAAGGCTCGAGCTTCTATACTCCCAATGGGAAGATATTATTGACATGTAA
- the rimI gene encoding ribosomal protein S18-alanine N-acetyltransferase, whose amino-acid sequence MESIIVRKMELGDIDSVLDIEENSFSIPWTRNAFVTELKKNKLAKYLVAEVDGDVAAYGGMWLVVDEAHITNIAVHPRYRGRGVGKKIVEGLIGEGQKINIYRMTLEVRRSNLTAQGLYKKLGFIPCGIRPGYYQDNYEDALIMWKDLV is encoded by the coding sequence ATGGAGTCAATCATTGTAAGGAAAATGGAATTGGGGGATATTGATTCTGTATTAGATATTGAAGAAAATTCCTTTTCAATCCCTTGGACGAGAAATGCTTTTGTAACGGAACTCAAAAAAAATAAGCTAGCTAAATACCTTGTAGCAGAAGTAGATGGTGATGTGGCAGCCTATGGAGGCATGTGGTTAGTAGTTGACGAAGCCCACATTACTAATATTGCTGTTCATCCCAGATACCGGGGGAGGGGCGTAGGTAAAAAAATTGTAGAAGGCTTAATAGGAGAAGGGCAGAAAATTAATATTTATAGGATGACCTTAGAAGTAAGGCGCTCTAACTTAACAGCACAAGGACTTTATAAAAAGCTGGGATTTATCCCTTGTGGCATTAGGCCAGGCTATTATCAGGATAATTATGAGGACGCTCTTATTATGTGGAAAGATTTAGTATAA
- the tsaD gene encoding tRNA (adenosine(37)-N6)-threonylcarbamoyltransferase complex transferase subunit TsaD — protein sequence MSINFKEDIITLAIESSCDETSVSVLKNGREVLSNIINSQIEQHKKFGGVVPEVASRKHIENINGVISEALEKAEVSFSDITHVGVTYGPGLVGALLVGLSAAKAIAFAREIPLNGVNHIEGHVYANFIEHKELEPPFICLIVSGGHTHLVYMKDYGQYEVLGKTRDDAAGEAFDKVARALGLGYPGGPQIDKLAKEGNSDAIQFPKAYLEEGSYDFSFSGLKSAVLNYLNSQKMKGLDIQVADVAASFQKSVVEILTEKTIKCALEKGVNRVVLAGGVAANSGLRSYLQGECGKNNIDLKYPSLTLCTDNAAMIGCVAYYDYVRGLRSNLDLNAIPSLKIGDHY from the coding sequence ATGTCAATAAACTTTAAAGAAGATATAATTACGTTGGCAATAGAATCAAGCTGCGACGAAACCTCTGTAAGCGTTTTGAAAAATGGAAGAGAAGTTTTATCTAATATTATTAATTCTCAAATTGAGCAACATAAAAAATTTGGAGGTGTAGTTCCAGAGGTTGCATCGAGAAAGCATATTGAAAATATTAATGGGGTAATTAGTGAAGCCTTGGAAAAAGCTGAGGTTTCATTTAGTGATATAACCCATGTTGGAGTTACATATGGTCCTGGGTTGGTAGGTGCTTTATTAGTTGGATTATCTGCAGCTAAAGCTATAGCCTTTGCTAGAGAAATTCCACTAAACGGTGTTAATCATATTGAAGGTCATGTTTATGCTAACTTTATTGAGCATAAGGAATTGGAACCGCCTTTCATTTGTTTAATTGTTTCTGGTGGGCATACTCATTTAGTTTATATGAAGGACTATGGACAATACGAGGTCTTAGGTAAGACTAGAGATGATGCAGCAGGAGAAGCTTTTGATAAAGTGGCACGTGCTTTAGGACTAGGTTATCCTGGAGGACCTCAAATAGACAAGCTTGCTAAGGAAGGAAATTCAGATGCTATTCAATTCCCTAAGGCATATTTAGAAGAAGGAAGCTATGACTTTAGTTTTAGTGGATTAAAGTCAGCGGTGCTAAACTATTTAAATTCTCAAAAAATGAAGGGATTGGATATTCAAGTGGCTGATGTTGCTGCCAGTTTTCAAAAATCTGTAGTTGAAATATTAACAGAGAAAACTATTAAATGTGCATTAGAAAAGGGAGTAAATCGTGTTGTGCTTGCAGGCGGAGTAGCAGCAAATAGTGGACTAAGAAGCTATTTACAAGGAGAATGTGGAAAAAACAATATAGATTTAAAATATCCTTCTCTAACTCTCTGCACTGATAATGCAGCTATGATAGGTTGCGTTGCTTACTATGATTATGTAAGAGGATTACGATCAAATTTAGATTTAAATGCTATACCAAGTTTAAAAATAGGAGACCATTACTAG
- the tsaE gene encoding tRNA (adenosine(37)-N6)-threonylcarbamoyltransferase complex ATPase subunit type 1 TsaE — translation MICIDISNQRELEVFAKKLGQLVHGGDILCMTGDLGAGKTTFTQAFAKGLGVEEYVTSPTFTLIHEYDGRIPLYHFDVYRINHVSEMEDLGYEEYFYGNGVCVIEWASLIEEILPDKRLWIEIKVTGLESRQICFTSTNDYYEEMIKELLAK, via the coding sequence ATGATATGTATTGATATATCAAATCAAAGAGAATTAGAGGTATTCGCTAAAAAATTAGGTCAATTAGTTCATGGTGGAGATATTCTTTGTATGACTGGAGACCTAGGTGCGGGAAAAACTACTTTTACACAAGCCTTTGCAAAGGGATTAGGTGTGGAGGAATATGTAACTAGCCCAACCTTTACATTGATTCATGAATATGATGGACGGATTCCACTTTACCATTTCGATGTATATCGTATTAACCATGTAAGTGAGATGGAAGATTTGGGATATGAAGAATATTTTTATGGTAATGGAGTTTGTGTAATAGAATGGGCCTCTTTAATAGAGGAGATTCTTCCAGATAAGCGACTATGGATTGAAATTAAAGTAACAGGTTTAGAATCTCGACAGATCTGCTTTACTAGTACCAATGATTATTATGAGGAAATGATTAAGGAGTTGTTAGCTAAATGA